A window from Podospora bellae-mahoneyi strain CBS 112042 chromosome 1 map unlocalized CBS112042p_1, whole genome shotgun sequence encodes these proteins:
- a CDS encoding uncharacterized protein (EggNog:ENOG503PFFH; COG:S) has product MNIKMYSVLSVRQLHWYLTLVVLLTVGIQAHDSGDCLSVALVAIPDCAKTCFLEQAPSIGCDGLDFVCQCKKQAAFYASVEACVVDACEASEYERVIDGVGTVCECAVDAKDHDHASSASLDSASSTSFISSPPTAAPSGEQSAPPVVIVTTTTDVEDSDDSSPTETTSAPTETSPLVEAENGADHTSTSRLGLMATVFGAALAFALL; this is encoded by the exons ATGAACATCAAAATGTATTCGGTGCTGTCGGTGAGGCAGCTCCACTGGTACCTcacgctggtggtgctgctcaCCGTTGGCATCCAGGCACATGACAGCGGGGACTGCCTCTCTGTTGCCCTCGTGGCCATTCCCGATTGCGCCAAAACCTGCTTTCTGGAGCAGGCCCCATCTATCGGCTGCGATGGCTTGGACTTTGTCTGCCAGTGCAAGAAGCAAGCAGCATTTTACGCATCAGTGGAGGcatgtgttgttgatgcaTGCGAGGCGTCAGAATATGAGAGGGTgattgatggtgttgggacTG TGTGCGAGTGTGCTGTCGATGCCAAAGATCACGACCATGCCAGTTCTGCCTCTTTGGACTCGGCATCGTCGACTTCATTCATCAGCTCTCCACCCACGGCTGCACCATCAGGGGAGCAATCTGCCCCTCCAGTGGTGATTgtcaccactaccaccgACGTGGAGGATAGTGACGACAGCTCCCCAACAGAGACCACCTCTGCGCCTACTGAGACCTCTCCCCTAGTGGAGGCTGAAAACGGGGCGGACcacacctcaacctcgagaCTTGGCCTGATGGCTACTGTCTTTGGAGCTGCCTTGGCTTTTGCCCTCCTCTGA
- a CDS encoding uncharacterized protein (MEROPS:MER0011032; COG:O; EggNog:ENOG503P6Q6) gives MGSVGTGTRNKVSGGEEEETINVLITGFAPFRTNFPINPSWEIAKSLPDYLPPPPTPFRGIPGHVPPPGTATGTIPPNPTNPPIPLPKVRLLVHPSPIHVGYRAVRNLVPSLWHLDSPSNPKIDLAVHIGMAGPRGFYSIERRAHKSNYTMGDVDNNLLSDLDDESAPHPWQDLPEELLSDLDMEDVLQRWRDHSPPYSDLRISEDAGHYLCDFIYYSSLAHLVKNNPHERKRVVFLHVPSEASPAWVKVGRELCLSLVRGMVESEVVRRERELKVENHQEEVGEL, from the exons ATGGGGTCTGTTGGAACAGGTACGCGAAATAAGGTCtctggaggggaggaggaggagacgatcAATGTCTTGATCACCGGCTTTGCT cCCTTCCGCACCAActtccccatcaacccctcctggGAAATCGCCAAATCCCTCCCCGActacctcccacccccaccaacccccttcaGAGGCATCCCGGGCCACGTCCCTCCCCCCGGCACCGCCACAGGAAccatccccccaaatcccaccaaccccccaatccccctccccaaagtCCGCCTCCTggtccacccctcccccatccacgTAGGCTACCGCGCAGTCCGCAAcctcgtcccctccctctggcACCTCGActctccctccaaccccaaaatcGACCTAGCAGTCCACATCGGCATGGCCGGCCCAAGAGGCTTCTACTCCATCGAGCGCCGCGCCCACAAATCAAACTACACCATGGGCGACGTagacaacaacctcctctccgacctcgacgacgaaTCCGCCCCTCACCCATGGCAAGACCTCCCGGAAGAGCTCCTCTCCGACCTCGACATGGAAGACGTCTTGCAAAGATGGAGAGACCACTCCCCGCCCTACTCCGACTTGAGAATATCCGAAGATGCCGGGCACTACCTCTGCGATTTCATCTACTACAGCAGTCTGGCGCATCTGGTCAAGAATAACCCTCACGAAAGGAAGAGGGTCGTCTTCTTGCATGTGCCTAGCGAGGCTAGCCCCGCGTGGGTCAAGGTCGGGAGGGAGTTGTGTCTCAGtttggtgagggggatggtggagagtgAGGTTGTtaggagggaaagggagtTGAAGGTGGAGAACCACCAGGAAGAAGTGGGCGAGTTgtaa
- a CDS encoding uncharacterized protein (EggNog:ENOG503NUGT; COG:G; CAZy:GT17), which translates to MGSETPVNYEKPPCPYIAGFKVAVQSYTPLPPFGGQAYRGVSGPKAFECQADIQKHSQTRFCIKGLEPDGLPGSSSSPELSSSGPYLVIDSVIRGGDGVGPQIVACHWDDDLNTICYVAKIYDPLYYNYWSTDIGLLTDVVWSAARDHSVEAAAYEDLQAYETRLKKESIRGCYPEYFGSFSFKIKLVVDGVTYTRTVPLILMEFLNGSTTMKELIDSKQVPVSDDARVYSYVCAVKSYLKLKTAGVSQDDFSPRNILFIGNMESPSLRAVIFDFNTARVFSRTSPPRPPPNIDGITFAADPGLQRDFQDWLPDWFYTDRDKRESEVRRLWYKSCIPFEPSVPAAKNEVPVAHGATSTGHAHYQRMLRQHFLSCFQPKQQPRVSKRLLGGLRGFPRLKRTPTMLMTSDDGKEPRSRMALRRPRLWRIIKIAFFLTTLHFLYRAFTSYYITNDTICRPHGWKPFSRLSRSAPPRKVYDLTMINTELDWLEIRLNSTWNEVDYFVVVESPRTFTNLPKPLHLKTALANPSSSMARYKSKIIYHEITYPEDFAPKSTWNIEDFQRNAMLTQVFPSLSGPFSPNLHDVLVIADIDEIARPSTLSVLRQCSFPRRLTLSSRFYYYSFQYLHVGEEWPHPQATYYLGANTLLPNDLRVGDGPWWRKYWEMGRLKNAAWHCSSCFETMGEMLTKMKSFSHAGMNQDVFRDRQRMVERVRMGKDLWDRVGEEYERVEGNEDLPGLLRQEKERFGYMLDRDGEGAGFRDWGEE; encoded by the exons ATGGGCTCGGAAACTCCAGTCAACTATGAGAAGCCACCTTGTCCTTATATCGCTGGCTTCAAAGTCGCAGTTCAGTCGTacactcctctccctccattCGGCGGCCAGGCTTATAGGGGGGTTTCTGGTCCCAAGGCCTTTGAATGCCAGGCCGATATTCAAAAGCACTCGCAAACTCGATTTTGCATCAAAGGTCTCGAGCCCGATGGACTGCCAggttcctcatcctcccctgaGCTTTCGAGTTCAGGACCATATTTGGTCATTGATTCGGTGATCcgcggcggcgatggtgttgggCCTCAAATTGTAGCATGCCACTGGGACGACGACCTCAACACCATATGCTACGTCGCCAAAATCTACGACCCCTTATACTACAACTACTGGAGTACAGATATTGGCCTGCTCACGGACGTTGTCTGGTCTGCAGCACGCGACCACAGcgttgaggctgctgcttATGAGGACCTCCAGGCATACGAGACACGCCTTAAGAAAGAAAGCATTAGAGGATGCTACCCAGAATACTTTGGGTCCTTCTCTTTCAAGAtcaagcttgttgttgatggtgtcaCCTACACCAGGACTGTACCATTGATTCTCATGGAGTTTCTCAATGGGTCAACAACCATGAAGGAGTTGATTGACAGCAAGCAGGTGCCCGTCTCAGACGACGCCCGCGTTTACTCGTATGTGTGCGCTGTAAAGTCATACCTGAAGCTCAAGACAGCAGGGGTATCACAGGACGACTTTTCACCACGCAACATTCTGTTTATTGGAAACATGGAAAGCCCGTCACTACGAGCTGTGATATTCGACTTTAACACCGCAAGAGTATTCTCACGAACAAGCCCACCAAGGCCACCGCCCAATATTGATGGGATTACTTTTGCTGCAGACCCAGGCTTACAAAGAGACTTTCAAGACTGGCTTCCAGACTGGTTTTATACAGACAGAGACAAACGTGAAAGtgaggtgaggaggttgtggtaCAAAAG CTGCATTCCATTTGAGCCCTCCGTACCAGCCGCTAAAAATGAAGTTCCTGTGGCACATGGTGCCACAAGCACTGGCCACGCACATTATCAAAGAATGCTGCGCCAACATTTCTTATCGTGTTTCCAGCCAAAGCAACAGCCAAGAGTCAGCAAGAGACTGTTGGGAGGATTACGTGGATTTCCCAGACTGAAGCGTACTCCGACCATGCTCATGACTTCCGACGACGGAAAAGAGCCACGAAGTAGGATGGCGCTTCGAAGGCCACGTCTATGGCGCATCATCAAAATCGCCTTCTTCCTGACGACCCTCCACTTCCTCTACCGAGCCTTCACCTCCTACTACATTACGAACGATACAATATGCCGCCCCCACGGCTGGAAACCCTTTTCCCGATTATCCCGCTCGGCCCCTCCCCGAAAAGTTTACGATTTGACCATGATCAACACCGAGCTCGACTGGCTGGAGATAAGACTAAACAGCACATGGAACGAGGTCGACTATtttgtcgtcgtcgagtcACCCCGAACCTTTACCAACCTGCCCAagcccctccacctcaaaaccgccctcgccaacccctccagctcgaTGGCGAGGTACAAGTCCAAGATTATCTACCATGAAATAACCTACCCGGAGGACTTTGCCCCCAAATCAACCTGGAACATTGAAGACTTTCAACGGAACGCCATGTTGACGCAagtcttcccctccctctccggcCCCTTTTCTCCCAATCTTCACGACGTCCTAGTCATCGCAGATATTGACGAAATCGCCCGCCCGTCCACCCTCTCCGTGCTTCGGCAGTGCTCCTTCCCCCGCCGGTTGACCCTCTCCTCGAGGTTTTATTACTACAGCTTCCAATACCTCCACGTGGGCGAGGAATGGCCCCACCCCCAGGCAACGTACTACCTAGGAGCCAACACGCTCCTACCAAATGATCTaagggtgggggatgggccgtggtggaggaaaTACTGGGAGATGGGTAGGCTCAAGAACGCGGCCTGGCATTGTAGCAGTTGTTTTGAGACTATGGGGGAGATGTtgacgaagatgaagagtTTTTCGCATGCGGGGATGAATCAGGATGTTTTTAGGGATAGGCAGAGGATGGTGGAgcgggtgaggatgggaaaaGATTTGTGGGAtagggtgggggaggagtatgaacgggtggaggggaatgaGGACTTGCCTGGGTTGTTGAgacaggaaaaggagagatTTGGGTATATGCTTGatcgggatggggagggggctgggTTTAGGGATTGGGGGGAAGAGTGA
- the RIB5 gene encoding Riboflavin synthase alpha chain (COG:H; EggNog:ENOG503NZII) → MFTGIVEEIGEVTTLNTTSPDGGTTLTITLPPTSTLLSDCHLGDSIAINGVCLTVTTFLPQSFTVGIAPETLRLTNLGSLTPSSRVNLERAVRADTRMGGHFVQGHVDTTATILSKIPDGNAITFRFAPKNKDVLRYVVYKGFIALDGASLTVTKVNDEEGWWEVMLIAYTQEKIVTAAKAVGETVNVEVDMTAKYVEKSIQGYLAGMMEDGQGFPWLQKMVERIVAQGFS, encoded by the exons atgttCACCGGCATCGTAGAAGAAATCGGCG AAGTaaccaccctcaacaccacctccccagacGGCGGCACAACACtaaccatcaccctccctcccacctccaccctcctaTCCGACTGCCACCTAGGCGACTCCATCGCCATAAACGGCGTCTGCCTAACAGTAacaaccttcctcccccaatCTTTCACAGTCGGCATAGCCCCCGAAACCCTCcgcctcaccaacctcggctccctcaccccctcctcccgcgtCAACCTAGAGCGCGCAGTGCGCGCAGACACCCGCATGGGAGGGCACTTTGTCCAAGGCCACGtcgacaccaccgccaccatcctctccaagatCCCCGATGGCAACGCCATCACTTTCCGTTTTGcccccaaaaacaaagaCGTTTTGAGATATGTGGTTTATAAAGGGTTTATCGCCTTGGATGGGGCGAGTCTGACCGTTACCAAAGTcaatgacgaggagggcTGGTGGGAAGTCATGTTGATTGCTTATACGCAGGAAAAGATCGTGACGGCGGCGAAGGCCGTGGGCGAGACGGTGAATGTCGAGGTGGACATGACAGCAAAGTATGTCGAGAAGAGCATCCAGGGGTATTTGGCTGGTATGATGGAGGATGGGCAGGGGTTTCCTTGGTTGCAGAAGATGGTTGAGAGGATTGTTGCTCAGGGGTTTTCTTAG
- the PCM1 gene encoding Phosphoacetylglucosamine Mutase (BUSCO:EOG092621YU; COG:G; EggNog:ENOG503NV1D): MSHNEQIIAGSAKHPIVPQHYRYGTAGFRMKADLLEGVTYRVGLLAALRSRKLNSQAIGVMITASHNPAIDNGVKIVDPMGDMLEQEWERYATALVNAPSDEDLAKIYNALATDLKIDLEAPAKVIYGRDTRPSGHTLVTALANALDATNTEHVDYKILTTPQLHYLVRATNSEGTPASYGEVSEVGYYKKLADAFVRTMKGKRIPQVLQVDCANGVGGPKLKEFLKHIPQDKVPFEVHVVNDDVLRPEVLNLDSGADYVKTKQRAPPIPKPQPGLRCCSLDGDADRLIYYWHDPETNVFVMLDGDRISSLAASFIGDLVESAGLRDELRIGVVQTAYANGASTHYITQHLKLPVICTPTGVKHLHHVAQRFDVGVYFEANGHGTVLFSPDAINAFKKTPPQSPAQKEALDTLAALTDLINQTVGDAISDMLLVEVILAHKNWNLRDWALTYQDLPNRLVRVEVANKDVFRTTDAERRLSHPEGCQAEIDQEVKKFKDARSFARASGTENAMRVYAEAATRSEANELAERVAGIVSRWGV, from the exons ATGAGCCACAACGAGCAGATCATCGCCGGCTCGGCGAAGCACCCAATTGTGCCCCAGCACTACAGGTATGGCACCGCTGGCTTCCGCATGAAGGCCGACCTCCTCGAGGGCGTGACCTATCGTGTCGGCCTGCTCGCTGCCCTCCGCAGCCGCAAGCTCAACTCCCAAGCCATCGGTGTCATGATCACAGCAAGccacaaccccgccatcgaCAACGGCGTCAAGATCGTGGACCCCATGGGCGACATGCTTGAGCAGGAGTGGGAGAGATATGCCACAGCTCTCGTCAACGCCCCGAGCGACGAAGACCTGGCAAAGATCTACAATGCTCTGGCCACCGACCTCAAGATCGATCTCGAGGCCCCCGCCAAGGTCATCTACGGCCGTGATACCCGACCTTCAGGCCACACCTTGgtcaccgccctcgccaatGCCCTCGATGCAACCAATACCGAGCATGTCGACTACAAGATCCTCACTACCCCCCAACTCCATTACCTTGTGCGCGCCACCAATAGCGAAGGCACACCGGCCTCCTATGGCGAGGTCAGCGAAGTCGGATACTACAAGAAGCTCGCCGACGCCTTTGTTCGGACCATGAAGGGCAAGAGAATCCCTCAAGTCCTCCAAGTAGACTGCGCCAACGGCGTCGGCGGtcccaagctcaaggaaTTCCTCAAGCACATCCCTCAAGACAAGGTCCCCTTCGAAGTCCACGTTGTAAACGACGATGTCCTCCGCCCGGAGGTCCTAAACCTTGAT TCCGGCGCCGACTACGTCAAAACAAAGCAACGTGCTCCCCCCATTCCTAAACCCCAACCCGGCCTGAGATGCTGCTCCCTCGACGGCGACGCCGACCGCCTAATCTACTACTGGCACGATCCAGAGACCAACGTCTTCGTCATGCTCGACGGCGACCGCATCTCTTCGTTGGCCGCCTCCTTCATCGGCGACCTTGTCGAGTCCGCCGGTCTTCGAGACGAACTCCGCATCGGCGTAGTCCAAACCGCCTACGCCAACGGCGCAAGCACGCATTACATCACCCAACACCTGAAGCTCCCCGTCATCTGCACCCCAACGGGAGTAAagcacctccaccacgtAGCCCAGCGCTTTGACGTGGGAGTCTACTTTGAGGCCAACGGCCACGGCACcgtcctcttctcccccgacGCCATCAACGCCTTCAAGAAGacccccccccaatcccccgcCCAGAAGGAAGCCTTGGACACCTTGGCTGCCTTGACGGATCTGATCAACCAGACCGTCGGTGACGCTATTTCGGATATGCTTCTTGTGGAAGTTATTCTGGCGCACAAGAACTGGAACCTGAGGGACTGGGCTTTGACATATCAGGATCTGCCCAACAGACTTGTCAGAGTGGAGGTGGCGAACAAGGATGTTTTTAGGACGACGGATGCAGAGAGGAGGCTTTCTCATCCGGAGGGGTGCCAGGCCGAGATTGAccaggaggtgaagaagtttAAGGATGCGAGGTCGTTTGCCAGGGCTAGCGGGACGGAGAATGCGATGAGGGTTTATGCCGAGGCGGCGACGAGGTCGGAGGCGAATGAGCTTGCGGAGAGGGTGGCTGGGATTGTGAGTCGGTGGGGTGTTTAG